From Hymenobacter sedentarius, a single genomic window includes:
- a CDS encoding helix-turn-helix domain-containing protein, producing the protein MEDYNKVIESLGVRYIKAKNLVLHQPFTVKNSYDVGNNLILLHKGHITFGDEETVVEEGEMLFIPGGRPTRVSYGVDQKNRVITNDDLITNKDKFFHSNDNLDLIGDADESHSFVSFEAKVFDSVNFFASLDVPAFLISGQPKLANLVIKVVEESMQDLPGRERLINIYTENIVVEVVRYVLRNNMFVEQLATNSTYFKDPRLIDLFNYIKENLGGDLSNKVLSGVANVSEDYVGQYFKMLTNINPQDYIEYQRMERAVFLLRTTKKSIRDIGKEVGYKDTAYFCRRFKMMFGIPAGKMRRRESAMNI; encoded by the coding sequence ATGGAAGATTACAATAAAGTCATTGAGTCGCTAGGCGTCCGCTACATCAAGGCCAAAAATCTGGTTTTGCACCAGCCCTTCACGGTAAAGAATTCCTATGACGTCGGCAACAACCTTATTCTCTTGCACAAGGGCCACATCACCTTTGGCGACGAGGAAACGGTAGTGGAGGAAGGCGAAATGCTCTTCATCCCCGGCGGCCGCCCCACCCGCGTGAGCTACGGCGTCGACCAGAAGAACCGGGTTATCACCAACGACGACCTCATCACCAACAAGGATAAGTTCTTCCATTCCAACGACAACCTCGACCTGATTGGCGACGCCGACGAAAGTCACAGCTTTGTAAGCTTCGAAGCCAAGGTGTTTGACTCGGTGAACTTCTTCGCCTCGCTCGACGTGCCGGCCTTCCTCATCAGCGGCCAGCCCAAGCTCGCCAACCTGGTGATTAAGGTGGTAGAGGAAAGCATGCAGGATCTGCCCGGCCGCGAGCGCCTCATCAACATCTACACCGAGAACATCGTGGTGGAAGTGGTGCGCTACGTGCTGCGCAACAACATGTTTGTGGAGCAGCTGGCCACCAACAGCACCTACTTCAAGGACCCGCGCCTCATCGACCTGTTCAACTACATCAAGGAGAACCTGGGCGGCGACCTGAGCAATAAGGTGCTGAGCGGCGTGGCCAACGTGAGCGAAGACTATGTGGGCCAGTACTTCAAGATGCTGACCAACATCAACCCGCAGGACTACATCGAATACCAGCGCATGGAGCGCGCCGTGTTCCTGCTGCGCACCACCAAAAAGAGCATCCGCGACATCGGCAAGGAAGTGGGCTACAAAGACACCGCGTACTTCTGCCGCCGCTTTAAGATGATGTTCGGCATTCCGGCCGGCAAGATGCGCCGCCGCGAGTCGGCCATGAACATCTAG